Proteins encoded together in one Rhizobium bangladeshense window:
- a CDS encoding circularly permuted type 2 ATP-grasp protein yields MAFDEMITGDESPRPPYEKYYEWYNSQDRAHLIAKSRDAENIFRKTGITFAVYGHADSSEKLIPFDIIPRIISAREWRKLAQGIEQRVIALNAFLDDIYHKQEIIRAGRVPRELIENNVAFLSEMIGFRPPGGVYTHIVGTDIVRTGEDQFYVLEDNARTPSGVSYMLENRETMMQMFPELFHENKVQRVEDYPYLLRQSLASLAPPGCTGKPRVAVLTPGIYNSAYYEHSFLADMMGVELVEGSDLRVIDGKVKMRTTRGYEAIDVLYRRVDDDFLDPLTFRADSALGIPGIMDVYRSGNITIANAPGTGISDDKAIYSYMPEIVEFYTGRKALLENVPTWRCSEASSLKYVLEHLEELVVKEVHGSGGYGMLVGPTASKKERADFAEKLKAKPNNYIAQPTLSLSTVPILVNKGIAPRHVDLRPYVLVSDKVQIIPGGLTRVALKQGSLVVNSSQGGGTKDTWVLED; encoded by the coding sequence TTGGCATTTGATGAAATGATTACCGGGGACGAAAGCCCCCGCCCGCCTTATGAAAAATATTACGAGTGGTACAACAGCCAAGACCGGGCGCATCTGATTGCCAAGTCCCGCGATGCGGAAAACATCTTCCGGAAGACCGGCATAACCTTCGCAGTTTACGGCCACGCCGACAGTTCCGAAAAGCTCATCCCCTTCGACATCATTCCCCGCATCATTTCCGCCCGCGAGTGGCGCAAGCTGGCTCAGGGGATCGAGCAGCGGGTGATCGCACTCAACGCCTTTCTGGACGACATCTACCATAAGCAGGAGATCATCCGCGCCGGCCGCGTTCCACGCGAGCTGATCGAGAACAATGTCGCCTTTCTCTCCGAGATGATCGGCTTCCGCCCACCGGGCGGCGTCTATACCCATATCGTCGGCACCGATATCGTGCGCACCGGCGAAGACCAGTTCTACGTGCTGGAGGACAATGCCCGCACGCCGTCCGGCGTCAGCTACATGCTGGAAAACCGGGAAACCATGATGCAGATGTTTCCCGAGCTCTTCCATGAAAACAAGGTTCAGCGCGTCGAGGATTATCCCTATCTCTTGCGCCAGAGCCTCGCCTCGCTCGCCCCTCCTGGCTGCACCGGCAAGCCGCGCGTCGCAGTGCTGACGCCCGGCATCTACAATTCGGCCTATTACGAGCATTCCTTCCTCGCCGACATGATGGGCGTCGAGCTGGTCGAGGGCTCGGATCTGCGCGTCATCGACGGCAAGGTGAAAATGCGCACGACCCGCGGCTACGAAGCGATCGACGTGCTCTACCGCCGCGTCGACGACGACTTTCTCGATCCCCTTACATTCAGGGCCGATTCCGCGCTCGGCATTCCCGGCATCATGGACGTCTACCGCTCCGGTAATATCACCATCGCCAATGCGCCGGGCACCGGCATATCGGACGACAAGGCGATTTATTCCTACATGCCGGAGATCGTCGAGTTCTATACCGGCCGCAAGGCGCTGCTCGAAAACGTGCCGACCTGGCGCTGCTCGGAAGCATCAAGTCTGAAATATGTGCTGGAGCACCTGGAGGAATTGGTCGTCAAGGAAGTGCACGGTTCCGGCGGCTACGGCATGCTTGTGGGGCCGACGGCATCGAAGAAAGAGCGCGCCGATTTCGCCGAAAAGCTGAAGGCCAAGCCGAATAACTACATCGCTCAGCCGACGCTGTCGCTCTCCACCGTGCCGATCCTCGTCAACAAGGGCATTGCGCCGCGCCATGTCGACCTCCGCCCCTACGTGCTCGTTTCCGACAAGGTCCAGATCATTCCGGGCGGTCTCACCCGCGTGGCGCTGAAGCAGGGCTCGCTGGTGGTCAACTCCAGCCAGGGCGGCGGCACCAAAGACACCTGGGTACTGGAGGACTGA
- a CDS encoding DMT family transporter: MSLDRLAPAVFVLLWSTGWVVAKYAALHSEPFTFLSIRYALSAFAFLTLCLVMRARWPKSRATWLRAIYSGVFLHGFYLAGLWWAIANGVPAGISGIIAALQPLLTAMAAPFLVGERLQKSQQIGLGLGFIGIAIAISPKLLDPATADLSQAALPLAINLIAMGSVTYGTLYQKKHLQSGDLRTIATLQYAGALILTLPLSLTFEYQHFDGSAQAYGALTWSVFGLSMGGVGLLLYLIRRGQVSRAASLIYLMPPAVALEAFIAFGEPLTLPLILGTIVVVTGVYLTNRRATERQRPAEA, encoded by the coding sequence ATGTCCCTCGACCGCCTTGCCCCCGCCGTCTTCGTTTTGCTTTGGTCTACCGGCTGGGTGGTGGCGAAATATGCGGCGCTGCATTCCGAGCCCTTCACCTTTCTGTCGATCCGCTACGCGCTGTCGGCCTTTGCTTTCCTGACGCTCTGCCTGGTGATGCGGGCGCGATGGCCGAAAAGCCGGGCGACGTGGCTCCGCGCCATCTATTCCGGCGTCTTCCTGCACGGCTTCTATCTTGCCGGCCTCTGGTGGGCGATCGCCAATGGGGTGCCTGCCGGCATATCGGGCATCATCGCGGCGCTGCAGCCGCTGCTGACGGCCATGGCGGCTCCCTTTCTCGTCGGCGAGCGGTTGCAGAAGAGCCAGCAGATCGGTCTCGGCCTCGGCTTCATCGGCATTGCCATCGCCATTTCGCCGAAGCTCCTCGATCCGGCGACCGCTGATCTCAGCCAAGCCGCTCTGCCGCTGGCGATCAACCTGATCGCCATGGGCTCCGTCACCTACGGCACGCTCTACCAGAAGAAACACCTGCAATCCGGCGACCTCAGGACCATTGCAACGCTGCAATATGCCGGTGCGCTGATCCTCACCCTGCCACTCTCGCTGACCTTCGAATACCAGCATTTCGATGGTTCGGCGCAAGCTTATGGCGCGCTCACCTGGTCGGTCTTCGGTCTGTCGATGGGCGGCGTCGGCCTGCTGCTTTATCTCATCCGCCGCGGGCAGGTCTCGCGTGCCGCCTCGCTAATCTACCTGATGCCACCGGCTGTCGCGCTTGAAGCCTTCATCGCCTTTGGCGAGCCGCTGACGCTGCCATTGATTTTGGGCACGATTGTTGTCGTGACGGGCGTCTATCTGACGAACCGCAGGGCAACCGAGCGGCAGAGGCCGGCAGAGGCGTAG
- a CDS encoding LacI family DNA-binding transcriptional regulator, with product MNSKADQILGQSRITILDVAAAAGVSKSTVSRILDERLPRSDSETARRVRKVAEELGYVRDVSAASLRRGNTMTVGVIVPRLTDTVMAMLYEALAKACSRTGRFAIVATTDDKPKADRLAAESLLRRGVDGLILATAREDDDFPDELARRGVPYVLALRTDGHSLSSVGDDRLGGYLAARHLLDLGHRRIGVIAGPSYASSSRGRVEGFCQALEETGLVADPSCIIASTFGIESGAAAIETLMNLSPRPTAVFAVNDNTAIGALSGLTKLGLSVPQNISIVGYNDIPIVNHLPTPLTTLRVPFEQIASNALELLAGDGGSIDDRIRISAPTLIPRKSTAPLR from the coding sequence ATGAATTCAAAGGCAGATCAAATTCTCGGTCAAAGCCGCATCACCATTCTTGACGTGGCGGCTGCAGCCGGCGTTTCCAAATCCACAGTATCCCGCATTCTGGACGAGCGGCTCCCCCGCTCCGATAGCGAGACCGCCCGCCGCGTTCGCAAGGTCGCTGAAGAGCTTGGCTATGTCAGAGACGTTTCGGCAGCGAGTCTCAGGCGCGGCAACACGATGACTGTGGGCGTGATTGTTCCGCGACTGACCGATACGGTCATGGCCATGCTTTATGAAGCGCTGGCCAAGGCCTGCAGCCGCACCGGCCGCTTCGCCATTGTCGCCACGACCGACGACAAGCCGAAGGCCGACCGGCTTGCCGCCGAATCCCTCCTGAGACGCGGCGTCGACGGATTGATCCTTGCCACAGCGCGGGAAGACGACGACTTTCCTGACGAACTGGCAAGGCGCGGTGTCCCCTATGTGCTGGCGCTGCGTACCGACGGTCACAGCCTCTCCTCGGTCGGCGATGACAGGCTGGGCGGCTACCTCGCTGCACGCCATTTGCTCGATCTCGGCCATCGCAGGATCGGCGTCATTGCCGGCCCTTCCTATGCCTCCAGTTCGCGAGGCCGGGTAGAGGGTTTCTGCCAAGCATTGGAAGAAACGGGACTGGTAGCGGATCCCTCCTGCATTATCGCCTCGACATTCGGCATCGAGTCGGGTGCGGCGGCCATCGAAACACTGATGAACCTCAGCCCCCGCCCGACCGCTGTTTTCGCGGTCAACGACAATACCGCTATTGGCGCCTTGTCGGGCCTGACGAAACTCGGCCTTTCCGTGCCGCAGAATATCTCGATCGTCGGTTACAACGACATTCCGATCGTCAATCACCTGCCCACGCCGCTCACGACGCTGCGTGTGCCGTTCGAGCAAATTGCTTCGAACGCCCTCGAGCTTCTTGCGGGCGATGGCGGTTCCATCGACGACCGTATCCGCATCTCGGCTCCGACACTCATTCCCAGGAAATCGACAGCGCCGCTGCGCTGA
- a CDS encoding DEAD/DEAH box helicase, which translates to MVRSGASRCGAPKGYALTNFESLGVSKPIVATLFQLGIETPTPIQEQSIPLLISGRDLIGLAQTGTGKTAAFGLPLIEKLLADERRPDNRTTRTLILAPTRELVNQIAENLKKFIRKSPLRINVVVGGVSINKQQLQLEKGTDILVATPGRLLDLVNRRAITLTTVRYLVLDEADQMLDLGFVHDLRKIAKLVPKKRQTMLFSATMPKAIADLAGEYLVDPVKVEVTPPGKAADKVEQYVHFVGGKNDKTELLRKSLTENPDGRAIVFLRTKHGAEKLMKHLDNIGYSVASIHGNKSQGQRERALKSFRDGSIKTLIATDVAARGIDIPAVSHVYNYDLPEVPDAYVHRIGRTARAGRDGIAIAFCAPDEAKLLRDIERLMGIDIKVASGEPPANISNSGPRRGNGNGNNRNRGGGQGRGGEGRGEGRGDQNRSEHRGSRQERRPRREGEGSEIRAGGEERRERRPRPERLGRNEDFRGQRRGEAVPDFGPDNDLASTSDFRPAKPQRPAHNGPNGHHANGEPSGHHRGNGRHAHGRPARKHGEDRGQHQAQGGEPRREGNGGNRRGSSGSRNGGGQRRERA; encoded by the coding sequence ATGGTGCGTTCCGGCGCTAGTCGTTGTGGCGCCCCGAAAGGTTATGCCTTGACTAATTTTGAATCGCTTGGTGTCTCCAAGCCGATCGTCGCCACCTTGTTCCAGCTCGGCATCGAAACGCCGACGCCGATCCAGGAACAGTCCATTCCCCTCCTCATTTCAGGCCGCGATCTGATCGGCCTTGCCCAGACCGGCACCGGCAAGACCGCCGCCTTCGGCCTGCCACTCATTGAAAAGCTGCTCGCTGACGAGCGCCGCCCCGACAACCGCACGACGCGGACGCTGATCCTGGCGCCGACCCGCGAGCTGGTGAACCAGATCGCCGAGAACCTGAAGAAGTTCATCCGCAAGTCGCCGCTGCGCATCAATGTGGTGGTCGGCGGCGTTTCGATCAACAAGCAGCAGCTGCAGCTGGAAAAGGGCACAGACATCCTGGTCGCCACCCCCGGCCGCCTGCTCGATCTCGTCAACCGCCGCGCAATCACGCTGACGACGGTGCGCTATCTTGTGCTCGATGAGGCCGACCAGATGCTCGACCTCGGTTTCGTCCATGACTTGCGCAAGATCGCCAAGTTGGTGCCGAAGAAGCGTCAGACCATGCTGTTTTCGGCCACCATGCCCAAGGCCATCGCCGATCTCGCCGGCGAGTATCTCGTCGATCCCGTCAAAGTCGAAGTCACGCCTCCCGGCAAGGCTGCCGACAAGGTCGAGCAATACGTCCATTTCGTCGGCGGCAAGAACGACAAGACTGAACTGCTGCGCAAGTCGCTGACCGAAAACCCCGACGGCCGCGCCATCGTCTTCCTGCGCACCAAGCATGGCGCCGAGAAGCTGATGAAGCACCTCGACAATATCGGCTATTCCGTCGCCTCCATCCACGGCAACAAGAGCCAGGGTCAGCGCGAGCGGGCGCTGAAGTCCTTCCGGGACGGCAGCATCAAGACGCTGATCGCGACCGACGTCGCCGCCCGCGGCATCGACATCCCGGCCGTCAGCCACGTCTACAACTATGACTTGCCCGAAGTGCCGGACGCCTATGTCCATCGCATCGGCCGCACGGCGCGCGCCGGCCGCGACGGCATCGCCATCGCCTTCTGCGCACCCGACGAAGCCAAGCTGCTGCGCGATATCGAGCGCCTGATGGGCATCGACATCAAGGTCGCAAGCGGCGAGCCGCCGGCCAATATCAGCAACAGCGGCCCCCGTCGCGGCAACGGCAATGGCAACAACCGCAATCGCGGCGGCGGCCAAGGTCGTGGTGGTGAGGGTCGCGGCGAAGGCCGTGGCGATCAGAACCGATCGGAGCATCGCGGCAGCCGCCAGGAACGCCGCCCGCGCCGAGAAGGCGAAGGCAGCGAAATCCGCGCCGGTGGCGAAGAACGCCGCGAGCGCCGTCCGCGCCCCGAGCGCCTGGGCCGCAACGAGGACTTCCGCGGCCAGCGTCGCGGCGAAGCGGTTCCGGATTTCGGCCCCGACAACGATTTGGCCTCGACCTCCGATTTCCGTCCGGCAAAGCCGCAGCGCCCTGCGCATAACGGCCCTAATGGCCATCACGCCAATGGCGAGCCGAGCGGCCATCACCGCGGCAACGGCCGCCACGCCCACGGCCGCCCGGCCCGCAAGCACGGCGAGGACCGCGGACAGCATCAGGCCCAGGGCGGCGAACCGCGCCGCGAGGGCAATGGCGGCAACCGCCGCGGCAGCTCCGGCTCCCGCAATGGCGGCGGCCAGCGCCGCGAACGCGCCTGA
- a CDS encoding DNA alkylation repair protein has protein sequence MPEPLKNLLHEALLVDMADRIAANALSFDKTHFLKLASDGLEALELMERSALIRDALSATLPEDFIEAAAVLKASLPASGRPGLTGWMLLPVNQFIAARGLDHFELGLDLLKALTPHFTAEFGIRPFIHRDQQRALAIISAWVGDPDRHVRRLASEGTRPRLPWAMRLPQLVKDPTPILPILIALMDDPEDYVRRSVANSLNDIAKDHPDLVAAFIAGRIEGASAERRWLLKHASRTLLKKGHPQALANFGFGTAAALTCELRLLNGEVMFGEGLDFEIRLTNSGETTHSLMIDYAIHHVKADGSLSPKVFKCRTITLAPGQSHAIERRHAMRPITTRRYYPGEHRIAILVNGAESASKSFVLRMPSPDPA, from the coding sequence ATGCCGGAACCGCTCAAGAACCTGCTGCACGAAGCGCTGCTCGTCGACATGGCTGATCGCATCGCCGCCAATGCGCTCTCCTTCGACAAGACCCATTTCCTCAAGCTCGCGAGCGATGGGCTGGAGGCGCTTGAGCTGATGGAGCGCTCGGCGCTGATCCGCGACGCGCTGTCTGCCACGCTTCCCGAAGATTTTATCGAAGCAGCCGCCGTTCTGAAGGCAAGCCTGCCTGCATCAGGCAGACCCGGTCTGACCGGCTGGATGTTGCTGCCGGTCAATCAGTTCATCGCCGCCCGCGGCCTCGATCATTTCGAACTCGGCCTCGATCTCCTCAAGGCGCTGACACCGCATTTCACAGCCGAATTCGGTATTCGCCCCTTCATCCATCGCGACCAGCAGCGCGCGCTCGCTATCATCTCCGCCTGGGTCGGCGACCCCGATCGGCACGTGCGCCGACTGGCCAGCGAGGGAACGCGGCCGCGCCTGCCCTGGGCCATGCGCCTGCCGCAACTCGTCAAGGATCCGACGCCAATCCTGCCGATCCTCATCGCGCTGATGGACGATCCGGAAGATTACGTGCGCCGCTCCGTCGCCAACAGCCTGAACGACATCGCCAAGGATCATCCGGATCTCGTCGCCGCTTTCATCGCCGGCCGCATCGAGGGCGCGTCAGCGGAGCGCCGCTGGCTGCTGAAACATGCCTCACGCACGCTGCTCAAGAAAGGCCATCCGCAGGCGCTCGCCAATTTCGGCTTCGGCACGGCAGCCGCGCTGACATGCGAACTGCGCCTTCTGAACGGCGAGGTGATGTTCGGCGAAGGGCTGGATTTCGAAATCCGCCTGACCAATTCAGGCGAAACCACGCACTCGCTGATGATCGACTACGCCATCCACCACGTGAAGGCCGACGGCTCTCTCTCGCCCAAGGTCTTCAAATGCAGGACGATTACACTCGCGCCCGGGCAGAGCCACGCGATCGAGCGCCGCCATGCCATGCGGCCGATCACCACGCGGCGCTATTATCCCGGCGAACACCGCATCGCCATCCTCGTCAACGGAGCGGAAAGCGCATCGAAAAGTTTCGTGCTGAGAATGCCTTCGCCTGACCCGGCCTAG